In Opitutaceae bacterium TAV5, one genomic interval encodes:
- a CDS encoding NADH dehydrogenase has protein sequence MNPLVQHLWLIPALPLAAFVIGAFAPARSRLASAAALAAMAAAFVISCLALRQALAIPNLPYTGNLYWIDAGAFSLELSLLLDPLTAFMLVMVTFVGFLIFLFSTGYMKDDPHYGKFFCYLSLFAAAMLGLLISNSLLLLFICWELVGLASYLLIGFWFTRPSAAAAAKKAFIVTRIGDLGFLLGILWLHAATDTLLFYDNGAGFLEPAVLARLADLPPLAAAALPGGLAVSTAIGLLIFCGAVGKSGQFPLHVWLPDAMEGPTPVSALIHAATMVAAGVFLMARVQPLLTPDALAVIAAIGAITALFGAVLATAQNDIKRILAYSTVSQLGYMMLAIGVGAWPAAIFHLLTHAFFKALLFLGAGSVIHAAHHEQDIRNLGGLAPRMKLTFATFAIGMMALSGVPFLFSGFWSKEAILHGAHAWPVSQLPFLAALAAVVLTAFYMTRLVAEVFFGKPRTHAAAHARENPPAMTLPLVLLAICAIALGFLGTPAWPWLQTMLEGHTEVHGHGIFSEGGALMWTSIVLVAIGIGAGLALYARRPRATAAARDPLERAAPALFTALGRRLYIDEFYAATVGRLTTFAAALSDFADRWIWGGAIRALAGLARFTGGVTRDTDETNLNGGFDAATDALRTTARAYSKTQTGDPRISLTGLALGFVGLLVVTLIVGGIL, from the coding sequence ATGAACCCTCTCGTCCAGCATCTCTGGCTCATCCCCGCGCTCCCGCTCGCCGCCTTCGTTATCGGCGCGTTCGCCCCGGCGCGCAGCCGCCTCGCCTCCGCTGCCGCGCTCGCCGCGATGGCCGCTGCATTTGTCATTTCCTGCCTCGCCCTCCGGCAGGCGCTCGCCATCCCCAACCTCCCCTACACCGGCAACCTCTACTGGATCGACGCCGGCGCCTTCTCCCTCGAACTCAGCCTCCTCCTCGACCCGCTCACCGCCTTCATGCTCGTGATGGTCACCTTCGTCGGTTTCCTGATTTTTCTCTTCAGCACCGGCTACATGAAGGACGATCCCCACTACGGGAAATTTTTCTGTTACCTCAGCCTCTTCGCCGCCGCGATGCTCGGCCTCCTCATCTCCAACAGCCTCCTGCTCCTCTTCATCTGCTGGGAACTCGTCGGCCTCGCCTCGTATCTCCTCATCGGTTTCTGGTTCACCCGACCGTCCGCCGCCGCCGCCGCGAAAAAGGCCTTCATCGTCACCCGCATCGGCGACCTCGGTTTCCTCCTCGGCATCCTCTGGCTGCACGCCGCGACCGACACCCTTCTTTTTTACGACAACGGCGCCGGTTTCCTCGAACCCGCCGTGCTCGCCCGGCTCGCCGACCTCCCTCCCCTCGCCGCCGCCGCTCTCCCCGGCGGGCTCGCCGTCTCGACCGCCATCGGCCTGCTTATCTTCTGCGGCGCCGTCGGCAAATCCGGCCAGTTCCCGCTCCACGTCTGGCTCCCCGACGCGATGGAAGGCCCCACGCCCGTCTCCGCCCTCATCCACGCCGCCACCATGGTCGCCGCCGGCGTGTTCCTCATGGCCCGCGTGCAGCCCCTGCTCACGCCCGACGCCCTCGCCGTCATCGCCGCCATCGGCGCCATCACCGCCCTCTTCGGCGCGGTCCTCGCCACCGCGCAAAACGACATCAAACGCATCCTCGCCTACTCCACCGTATCACAACTCGGATACATGATGCTCGCCATCGGCGTCGGCGCGTGGCCCGCCGCCATCTTCCACCTCCTCACGCACGCCTTCTTCAAAGCCCTCCTCTTCCTCGGCGCCGGCTCCGTCATCCACGCCGCCCACCACGAGCAGGACATCCGCAACCTCGGCGGACTCGCCCCGCGCATGAAGCTCACCTTCGCCACCTTTGCCATCGGCATGATGGCGCTCTCCGGCGTCCCCTTCCTCTTCTCCGGCTTCTGGTCCAAGGAAGCCATCCTGCACGGCGCGCACGCCTGGCCCGTCTCGCAACTCCCCTTCCTCGCCGCGCTCGCCGCCGTCGTCCTCACCGCCTTCTACATGACGCGCCTCGTCGCCGAAGTGTTTTTCGGCAAGCCCCGCACCCACGCCGCCGCACACGCCCGGGAAAACCCGCCCGCGATGACGCTCCCGCTCGTTCTTCTCGCCATCTGCGCCATCGCTCTCGGCTTCCTCGGCACGCCCGCCTGGCCCTGGTTGCAGACGATGCTCGAAGGCCACACGGAGGTTCACGGCCACGGCATCTTCAGTGAAGGCGGCGCTCTGATGTGGACATCCATCGTTCTGGTCGCCATCGGCATCGGCGCCGGACTCGCTCTCTACGCGCGCCGCCCCCGCGCCACCGCCGCCGCCCGCGATCCGCTCGAACGCGCCGCCCCCGCCCTCTTCACCGCGCTCGGCCGCCGCCTCTACATCGACGAATTTTACGCCGCCACCGTCGGACGCCTCACCACCTTCGCCGCCGCGCTCTCCGACTTCGCCGACCGCTGGATCTGGGGCGGCGCCATCCGCGCGCTGGCCGGCCTCGCCCGCTTCACTGGCGGCGTCACGCGCGACACCGACGAAACCAACCTCAACGGCGGTTTCGACGCCGCCACCGACGCGCTCCGGACCACCGCGCGCGCGTATTCGAAAACGCAGACCGGCGACCCGCGGATCTCCCTCACCGGCCTCGCCCTCGGCTTCGTCGGTCTTCTCGTGGTCACGCTGATCGTGGGAGGTATTTTGTGA
- a CDS encoding NADH-ubiquinone oxidoreductase subunit 4L, with translation MITGLSDLLSSPLHLCLLFAAALFTIGLTAALARSSAILVLLGIELMLNAANINFIAFWRYGPHAADASPATGVVFAIFSIAVAAAEAAVGLALIIAIYRHRHGIRLQDAAQLKG, from the coding sequence ATGATCACCGGCCTTTCCGACCTCCTCTCCAGCCCGCTGCATCTCTGCCTGCTCTTTGCGGCGGCGCTCTTCACCATCGGCCTCACCGCGGCGCTCGCGCGCAGCAGCGCGATCCTCGTCCTCCTCGGCATCGAACTCATGCTCAACGCGGCCAACATCAACTTTATCGCCTTCTGGCGCTACGGCCCCCACGCCGCCGACGCCTCACCGGCGACCGGCGTGGTGTTCGCGATTTTCAGCATCGCCGTCGCCGCCGCCGAAGCAGCCGTCGGCCTCGCCCTCATCATCGCCATCTACCGCCACCGCCACGGCATCCGCCTGCAGGACGCCGCGCAACTGAAAGGCTGA
- a CDS encoding NADH-ubiquinone oxidoreductase — protein MFPLLLIALATLVTAAVALSLRNIIRAALLLVPAWIGIAAFYLLAGAEFVAFAQVLVYVGAISMVVLFAVVLTRRAPDDPAEAPATRRRLNWAVATGGAVAAMLFAAILTTRLPSSSETSPPPDATLQTLGHTLTGEHAAAILIIGALLTVALLGSILLASTDKPRDTSASRAGRAATLSR, from the coding sequence ATGTTCCCTCTCCTCCTCATCGCCCTCGCCACGCTTGTCACCGCCGCCGTCGCTCTCTCGTTGCGCAACATCATCCGCGCCGCACTCCTGCTCGTCCCGGCGTGGATCGGCATCGCCGCGTTCTACCTCCTGGCCGGAGCCGAGTTCGTGGCCTTCGCGCAAGTCCTCGTCTACGTCGGCGCCATCTCGATGGTGGTTCTCTTCGCGGTCGTCCTCACCCGCCGCGCGCCCGACGACCCCGCCGAAGCACCCGCCACCCGCCGCCGTCTGAATTGGGCTGTCGCCACCGGCGGAGCCGTCGCCGCCATGCTTTTCGCCGCCATCCTCACCACCCGTCTCCCCTCCTCTTCCGAAACCTCCCCTCCCCCCGACGCCACCCTGCAAACGCTCGGCCACACACTCACCGGCGAACACGCCGCCGCCATTCTCATCATCGGCGCCCTCCTCACCGTTGCCTTGCTCGGCTCCATCCTGCTCGCCTCGACCGACAAACCCCGCGACACGTCCGCCTCCCGCGCCGGCCGCGCCGCGACCCTCTCCCGCTGA
- a CDS encoding NADH dehydrogenase has product MPEHLPILLRDWFLDALLPADVPLLRWFAIALIAIISILTVFGLLFAFTTVAERKLLGRFQNRLGPNRTGPFGLMQPFADAIKALTKEDLIPATADKLLHFLAPCCAVFFALLGLAVIPCGQYLTALDLDTGLLYFFAAGAATELAIFMAGWSSHNKYSLISGMRALAQLISFELPLLLVVVPVVMAAGTLSLPSIVDAQGGWSLGGILPHWNILTPWGIAGGGIFLVAALAETNRCPFDLPEGESEIIAGHLTEYSGFKYALFFMGEYFGMTALAGLGVTLFLGGWQAPCEFLQFIPSYVWFGAKLVAVLFLFIWVRATLLRLRIDQLMKFAWKFLIPLALINLAAAAFWLLTPGWTGPLLAARWLVALAIVLIPYVLIARRLSAGLGPRIYRYA; this is encoded by the coding sequence ATGCCCGAACACCTTCCCATTCTCTTGCGCGACTGGTTCCTCGATGCCCTCCTCCCGGCCGACGTCCCCCTCCTCCGCTGGTTCGCCATCGCGCTCATCGCGATCATTTCCATCCTCACCGTCTTCGGCCTCCTTTTCGCCTTCACGACCGTCGCGGAACGCAAACTCCTCGGCCGTTTCCAGAACCGCCTCGGCCCCAACCGCACCGGCCCCTTCGGCCTCATGCAGCCCTTTGCCGACGCGATCAAGGCCCTGACCAAGGAAGACCTCATCCCCGCCACCGCCGACAAGCTGCTCCACTTCCTCGCCCCCTGCTGCGCCGTCTTTTTCGCGCTCCTCGGCCTCGCCGTCATCCCTTGCGGGCAGTACCTCACCGCGCTCGATCTCGACACCGGCCTCCTCTACTTTTTCGCCGCCGGTGCCGCCACCGAACTCGCCATCTTCATGGCCGGCTGGTCCAGCCACAACAAATACTCGCTCATCTCTGGCATGCGCGCTCTCGCGCAACTCATCAGCTTCGAACTCCCGCTTCTCCTCGTCGTCGTCCCCGTCGTCATGGCCGCCGGCACCCTCTCGCTTCCCTCGATCGTCGATGCGCAAGGCGGCTGGAGCCTCGGCGGCATCCTTCCGCACTGGAACATCCTCACGCCCTGGGGCATCGCCGGCGGCGGCATTTTTCTCGTCGCCGCCCTCGCCGAAACCAACCGTTGCCCCTTCGATCTTCCGGAAGGCGAGAGCGAGATCATCGCCGGGCATCTCACCGAGTATTCGGGTTTCAAGTACGCACTCTTTTTCATGGGCGAATATTTCGGCATGACCGCCCTCGCCGGCCTCGGTGTCACGCTCTTCCTCGGCGGCTGGCAAGCCCCCTGCGAGTTCCTGCAATTCATCCCCAGCTATGTCTGGTTCGGCGCAAAACTCGTCGCCGTCCTGTTCCTCTTCATCTGGGTGCGGGCCACGCTCCTGCGCCTGCGTATCGACCAGCTCATGAAATTCGCGTGGAAGTTCCTGATTCCGCTCGCGCTGATCAACCTCGCCGCCGCCGCCTTCTGGCTGCTCACGCCCGGCTGGACCGGCCCCCTCCTCGCCGCCCGCTGGCTCGTCGCCCTCGCCATCGTGCTCATCCCGTATGTCCTCATCGCCCGCCGTCTCAGCGCCGGCCTCGGCCCCCGCATCTATCGCTATGCGTGA
- a CDS encoding 4Fe-4S ferredoxin: MLGTGILKGLVVTAKNLVGSYHDPRRLTTVEYPEQRIAIPENFRSFPFLVFDEIEGKSPVDGLRCVACKICEKECPPQCIYIVPQRDEKGKVLKKPAIFDIDFSVCMGCGICAEACPFDSIKMDHHYEITASNRYEGLLVHRDQLAKSNAYYNRIRPVEAATVDAALAEARRKAEERAAAAKAAAEAKAKAAAAAAQQTGADVSPAPEKPATAPQP, from the coding sequence ATGCTCGGCACCGGCATACTCAAAGGACTCGTCGTCACCGCCAAAAACCTCGTTGGCAGCTATCACGACCCGCGTCGTCTCACCACGGTCGAATACCCTGAACAGCGCATCGCGATTCCGGAAAATTTCCGCAGCTTTCCGTTTCTCGTTTTCGACGAGATTGAGGGAAAAAGCCCCGTGGACGGACTCCGCTGCGTCGCCTGCAAGATTTGCGAAAAGGAATGCCCCCCCCAGTGCATCTACATTGTCCCCCAGCGCGACGAGAAAGGAAAAGTCCTCAAAAAACCCGCGATCTTCGACATCGATTTTTCCGTCTGCATGGGCTGCGGCATCTGTGCCGAGGCGTGTCCCTTCGATTCCATAAAAATGGACCACCATTACGAGATCACCGCGAGCAACCGCTATGAGGGCCTTCTCGTCCACCGCGACCAGCTCGCCAAGTCCAACGCTTACTACAACCGGATCCGTCCCGTCGAAGCCGCGACCGTCGACGCCGCCCTCGCCGAAGCCAGACGCAAGGCCGAGGAACGCGCCGCCGCGGCCAAGGCCGCCGCCGAAGCGAAAGCGAAAGCCGCCGCGGCCGCCGCCCAACAAACGGGCGCGGATGTCTCGCCCGCCCCGGAAAAACCGGCAACCGCCCCTCAACCCTGA
- a CDS encoding NADH dehydrogenase subunit D (Catalyzes the transfer of electrons from NADH to quinone) produces the protein MSMGPHHPSTHGVFRMVATLDGEIVVKLKPVFGYLHRNHEKLAENTTYLASIPYTDRLDYLSSLTNNWAYVHAVEKLAGLTVPERGEYVRVIVGELARLINHACLVGFLLNDLGTSFTPLLYSLRERERMLDLIEELTGSRMMCNYMRFGGVRVDLSPEWLAKLKTYLEDDFARYLDEQDALLTTNEILLARTQGTGILPADLAINAGITGPMLRASGVPYDIRKVDTYSIYDRFDFRVPLGAHGDTYDRYMMRMLEMRESVKILQQALRDIPAGPVTDPKAKSRGLRPKAGEAYARIEGPKGELGFHLVSDGSPQPYRYRIRPPSLINLTVLEDMCIGGTLADAVITLGSVDIVLGEVDR, from the coding sequence ATCTCGATGGGCCCGCACCACCCCTCGACGCACGGCGTTTTCCGGATGGTGGCCACGCTCGACGGCGAGATTGTCGTCAAACTCAAACCCGTTTTCGGCTATCTCCACCGCAACCACGAAAAACTCGCCGAGAACACCACGTATCTCGCCAGCATCCCCTACACCGACCGTCTCGACTACCTCTCCTCGCTCACCAACAACTGGGCCTACGTGCACGCCGTCGAAAAACTCGCCGGCCTCACCGTCCCCGAGCGTGGCGAATACGTCCGCGTCATCGTCGGTGAACTCGCCCGCCTCATCAACCACGCCTGCCTCGTCGGTTTCCTCCTCAACGACCTCGGCACCTCCTTCACCCCGCTTCTCTACTCGCTGCGCGAACGCGAGCGCATGCTCGACCTCATCGAGGAGCTCACCGGCTCCCGGATGATGTGCAACTACATGCGCTTCGGCGGCGTCCGCGTGGACCTTTCCCCCGAGTGGCTGGCGAAACTCAAGACTTACCTGGAGGACGATTTCGCCCGCTACCTCGACGAACAGGACGCCCTCCTCACCACCAACGAAATCCTCCTCGCCCGCACGCAAGGCACGGGAATCCTCCCCGCCGACCTCGCCATCAACGCCGGCATCACCGGTCCCATGCTCCGCGCCAGCGGCGTTCCGTACGATATCCGCAAAGTGGATACCTACTCCATTTACGACCGCTTCGATTTCCGCGTCCCCCTCGGCGCCCACGGCGACACCTACGACCGCTACATGATGCGCATGCTCGAAATGCGCGAATCCGTAAAAATCCTGCAACAGGCCCTGCGCGACATCCCCGCCGGCCCCGTCACCGATCCGAAGGCCAAATCCCGCGGACTCCGCCCCAAGGCCGGCGAAGCCTACGCCCGCATCGAAGGCCCGAAAGGCGAACTCGGGTTTCACCTCGTCAGCGACGGTTCGCCGCAACCGTACCGTTACCGCATCCGTCCGCCCTCTCTCATCAACCTCACCGTCCTCGAGGACATGTGCATCGGCGGCACGCTCGCCGACGCCGTCATCACCCTCGGCAGCGTGGACATCGTCCTCGGCGAAGTAGACCGGTGA